CGGGAATAATTGGGAAGCTTTACAAAGTCGGCCTTGTTCGGAGCGTCTTATTTTTAGTAGATAGGGATTCTCTTGCTGAACAGACAGTCCGTTCTTTCAATAAGGTATTAGGTGATACCTTTAAAATAAACCGCTTGACCGGCACAAAAGAGGATAAATATAACGATATTTCTGTTTCAACAATTCAGTTTTTGTATGTAAATGATAAGTATCGTGCATACCCGAATAATTTTTTTGACTTGGTAATTCTTGACGAGTGCCATCGGTCATATTTTGGAGATTGGCACACGGTTATTGAGCATTTCAGGACTGGCAAGGCCAAAGTTTTAGGGTTAACAGCAACTCCTTCTGATAAGGAAACGCAGAGTACCGACGATTATTTTGGAGAGCCGGTATTCAGATACAGCTACTATCAGGGAGTTAAAGACGGCATACTGGCTTTTACCGAGAGATATAAGTTCCTGACCAATGTAGACCTCAGCGGAATTCATGACATGGGTTTTGACTTTGAGCCGGAAGACCTTGGCAGACGTGTGGATGTCCCGCGAAGGAATGAATTAATAGCCGAAAAATATTTTGAAGTAATAGGATATGAGCAGACGCATACGATTCCAAAGACACTGGTTTTTGCGGCAAGCATAGCGCATGCCAATCATTTGCGCGATGCGTTGATAACAAAATACAACGAACTGAACAAACTCCCAAAGGACTCAAGCGAAGCAGAAGACTTTATAGTTGTAATACATAATCAGGTGAGAAACGCCTCTGAACTGATTAGAAAGTTTCAGGAAATCGACAGTGAAATTCGTATTGCCGTTTCCGTAGATATGCTATCCACCGGTATTGATGCTCCTGACATCGAAGTTCTTGTAATGGCTAGGCCCACAAAGTCAAAAATTCTCTATGTTCAAATGAAAGGACGTGCCACTCGTAAGTGTAACGAGCAAGAACACGGCAAGACAAAGGAAAGCTTTAAACTTATCGACTTTGTTGACCTTGCAGGTATTGAAGAGGTTGTTACTGATGAAACTTTAGAAACTGACGAAATAATAGAGAGCACTGAAGAAACAGAGGTATCTTCTGACGGTGAAAAGATGCCTTCAGATAAAGAAGATGGTGAGGGTAAGGAACCTAAAGAAACTGAAAAAATCGAAATGGTGATTGCTGATGTCCCCGTCTGGATAGTCAAGTCAGAAATTGTTACTTCATCTGCTTTTGAGCATATTAGAAAGCAAATTGAGCCGCAACTTAAAGCTATTAAAGAAAAGACGGTTTTAAAAGAAAGATTTGTTCAGGCAGTTTTATCATGGGAAGCTTTGAATCCTGGTATTCCGGTTGATGAAAAATATCTTGAGGCTTTTGGGTTTGACATCAGTACCTTAAGGGATATTTACGGCGAAGTCACTGCCACTTACAAAGATTTTATTGATGTCGCCCTTGGTAAAACAAGGTTTAAGACTGTTGAAGAAAAGAACAGGGATGCTGTTATTGCTCATTTGAAGGAGAAAAAGCATTTGAACGATGAACAAGTGGAATTTATTATGATGTTCTACGATTTTAAGAAACGCAATCCCGCTCTTACCTTTACCCAGTTTTCTAACAGCCAGCTTCTTCAACAAAAGGGTGGAATTGCCCGGATAAAGGGACTATTCGGTTCGCTGGACAAATTTGTTCAGCTTTATGACGAGATAAAAGCAGTATCATTTCTTGATGTGTAACGGAGGG
This portion of the Caldalkalibacillus thermarum genome encodes:
- a CDS encoding DEAD/DEAH box helicase family protein produces the protein MNTEENAKSLIDEHLRALNWNLADFTQITKEYSIPSGERADYAVLVNGLPVAIIEAKKQGMDLNAALLQAKNYAKKLNEHGKEVYLIFASDGKTFYRQNLKANTRPEKISRLMTYAEIKDFLNPETDILLAGLRNYQKIAVSQVVSAFQLGRDRTYIEMATGTGKTITAAGIIGKLYKVGLVRSVLFLVDRDSLAEQTVRSFNKVLGDTFKINRLTGTKEDKYNDISVSTIQFLYVNDKYRAYPNNFFDLVILDECHRSYFGDWHTVIEHFRTGKAKVLGLTATPSDKETQSTDDYFGEPVFRYSYYQGVKDGILAFTERYKFLTNVDLSGIHDMGFDFEPEDLGRRVDVPRRNELIAEKYFEVIGYEQTHTIPKTLVFAASIAHANHLRDALITKYNELNKLPKDSSEAEDFIVVIHNQVRNASELIRKFQEIDSEIRIAVSVDMLSTGIDAPDIEVLVMARPTKSKILYVQMKGRATRKCNEQEHGKTKESFKLIDFVDLAGIEEVVTDETLETDEIIESTEETEVSSDGEKMPSDKEDGEGKEPKETEKIEMVIADVPVWIVKSEIVTSSAFEHIRKQIEPQLKAIKEKTVLKERFVQAVLSWEALNPGIPVDEKYLEAFGFDISTLRDIYGEVTATYKDFIDVALGKTRFKTVEEKNRDAVIAHLKEKKHLNDEQVEFIMMFYDFKKRNPALTFTQFSNSQLLQQKGGIARIKGLFGSLDKFVQLYDEIKAVSFLDV